One Natronoarchaeum mannanilyticum genomic window carries:
- the menD gene encoding 2-succinyl-5-enolpyruvyl-6-hydroxy-3-cyclohexene-1-carboxylic-acid synthase — MTAPNRNTLWAETLIEELVAGGVDAVCVAPGSRSTPLTVAAAEHAELRVFSHLDERSAAYFALGRARRTGEPTPLICTSGTAAANFHPAVIEASQARVPMILLTADRPPELRDSGANQTIDQEKLYGDAVRWYRDLPEPEPTGRKLRRLRTDAARAIAESTGVPAGPVHLNVPFRKPLEPTEVPGDIRDDLAEREPLGADGRDGSYVRTVGGRPSLDDAALERLADELGAADRGLIVAGPADPLAGTDSNPGVDPDAVARLANVAGFPILADPLSGLRFGSHADAAPVLGGYDGYLDDRVVGDWPEPDVVVRFGASPTSKPLRNYLRDADARQMLVDPAGEWREATFTATDVVAADPERTIRELADRLSADATATAGDVSGSAEEWRDRWLAVERDYWAAIEGLDIDESGDDDLYEGDELYEGAVVAAAVERAPDPATVFVSNSMPVRDLDRFGRPREADLSVLGNRGASGIDGIASTALGAGSATDDPLVLVTGDLAYYHDMNGLLAVARCGVDATIVLINNDGGGIFHLLPIEAFDPPFTEQFKTPHGIDFAPTGELYGLDFSRVETIAAFSDAYDASLSSSGTQVIEFRIDGEASHRTREAIRDAVCERLGR, encoded by the coding sequence ATGACTGCACCGAACCGAAACACGCTGTGGGCCGAGACGCTGATCGAGGAGCTGGTCGCCGGCGGCGTCGACGCGGTCTGCGTCGCGCCGGGCAGCCGCTCGACGCCGCTGACCGTCGCCGCCGCCGAGCACGCCGAACTCCGGGTCTTCTCGCATCTCGACGAGCGCTCCGCGGCGTACTTCGCCCTCGGGCGCGCCCGCCGGACCGGCGAGCCGACGCCGCTGATCTGCACCTCGGGAACCGCGGCGGCGAACTTCCACCCCGCCGTGATCGAGGCCAGTCAGGCGCGGGTCCCGATGATCCTTCTCACTGCCGACCGCCCGCCGGAACTCAGGGACAGCGGCGCCAACCAGACGATCGACCAGGAGAAGCTCTACGGCGACGCCGTGCGCTGGTACCGCGACCTGCCCGAACCCGAACCGACCGGGAGAAAGCTGCGACGGCTCAGGACCGACGCCGCCCGCGCGATCGCCGAGTCGACCGGCGTACCCGCCGGGCCGGTCCACCTCAACGTCCCGTTCCGGAAACCGCTGGAGCCGACCGAGGTGCCCGGCGACATCCGCGACGATCTCGCCGAGCGCGAACCGCTCGGCGCCGACGGGAGAGACGGGTCCTACGTCCGGACGGTCGGCGGCCGCCCGTCGCTCGACGACGCCGCGCTGGAGCGACTCGCCGACGAACTCGGGGCCGCCGACCGCGGCCTGATCGTCGCCGGGCCGGCGGACCCGCTCGCGGGAACCGACTCGAATCCGGGCGTCGATCCCGACGCAGTCGCCCGGCTCGCCAACGTAGCTGGGTTCCCGATCCTCGCGGACCCGCTCTCGGGGCTCCGGTTCGGCTCGCACGCCGACGCGGCGCCGGTGCTGGGCGGCTACGACGGCTACCTCGACGACCGGGTCGTCGGCGACTGGCCCGAGCCGGACGTCGTCGTTCGTTTCGGCGCGTCGCCGACGTCGAAGCCGCTCCGGAACTATCTGCGGGACGCCGACGCCCGCCAGATGCTGGTCGATCCCGCCGGCGAGTGGCGCGAGGCGACGTTCACCGCGACCGACGTCGTCGCGGCCGATCCCGAGCGGACGATCCGCGAGCTCGCTGACCGGCTGTCGGCGGACGCCACGGCGACGGCCGGCGACGTTTCCGGGTCCGCGGAGGAGTGGCGCGATCGCTGGCTCGCCGTCGAGCGCGACTACTGGGCGGCGATCGAGGGGCTCGACATCGACGAGTCCGGCGACGACGATCTGTACGAGGGCGACGAACTGTACGAGGGAGCGGTCGTCGCCGCCGCGGTCGAGCGCGCGCCCGACCCCGCGACCGTGTTCGTTTCCAATAGCATGCCGGTCCGCGACCTCGACCGGTTCGGCCGACCGCGCGAAGCCGACCTCTCGGTGCTGGGCAACCGCGGCGCCAGCGGCATCGACGGCATCGCGAGCACGGCTCTCGGAGCGGGTAGCGCGACCGACGACCCGCTCGTGCTCGTGACGGGCGATCTGGCGTACTACCACGACATGAACGGGCTGCTCGCCGTCGCTCGCTGCGGCGTCGACGCCACGATCGTCCTCATCAACAACGACGGCGGCGGCATCTTCCACCTGCTGCCGATCGAAGCGTTCGACCCGCCCTTCACCGAGCAGTTCAAGACGCCCCACGGGATCGATTTCGCGCCGACCGGCGAGCTCTACGGGCTCGACTTCTCCCGCGTCGAGACGATCGCTGCGTTCAGCGACGCCTACGACGCGTCGCTCTCCTCGTCAGGAACGCAAGTGATCGAGTTCCGGATCGACGGCGAGGCGAGCCACCGGACGCGAGAGGCGATCCGCGACGCCGTCTGCGAGCGGCTCGGGCGGTGA
- a CDS encoding DnaJ domain-containing protein, giving the protein MTESFYDVLGVSETADQEEITAAYREKVKEYHPDVSDRDDAAERFKAVTRAEEVLGDETERARYDRLGHDAYVRHLDGTNAADNERSPWTNAGGGDGTDSGGGASRSDAGGSSASGTSSTWERARSAAGADDEYESSQHRRQRRRRRAHERRADASWTVGGEGQERDGTDGATGETAGSASSADAGRTASSAGAAGASSSTGADGGAASGSGSSSYTVHDWEATDRSFIGERPSLTRNELVQTVILGLLYPALLYSSVTPAFSLLTNLVVAALTLLLISYLLTVPLVGGTVFGVWSVLAPLTVASMGYDLVSVPMIVAALGCWIPLGYSITVAYVLRW; this is encoded by the coding sequence ATGACGGAATCGTTCTACGACGTGCTCGGCGTGTCCGAAACCGCCGACCAGGAGGAGATCACGGCGGCCTACCGGGAGAAAGTCAAGGAGTACCACCCGGACGTCAGCGACCGCGACGACGCCGCCGAGCGATTCAAGGCGGTCACCCGCGCCGAGGAGGTGCTCGGCGACGAGACCGAGCGGGCGCGCTACGATCGGCTGGGCCACGACGCGTACGTTCGCCACCTCGACGGCACCAACGCGGCCGACAACGAGCGCTCGCCGTGGACGAACGCCGGCGGGGGCGACGGGACCGACTCCGGGGGAGGCGCGAGCCGGTCGGACGCGGGCGGATCGAGTGCGTCCGGAACGTCCTCGACCTGGGAGCGCGCCCGGTCGGCGGCCGGCGCCGACGACGAGTACGAATCGAGCCAGCACCGCAGGCAGCGGCGTCGGCGTCGCGCTCACGAGCGGCGGGCCGACGCGTCGTGGACGGTCGGCGGCGAGGGACAGGAGCGGGACGGGACGGATGGTGCAACCGGCGAAACGGCCGGGTCGGCGTCGAGCGCCGACGCCGGACGAACGGCGTCGAGTGCTGGCGCCGCCGGAGCGTCGTCGAGCACAGGTGCCGACGGCGGTGCGGCCTCGGGGTCCGGTTCCAGCAGCTACACGGTCCACGACTGGGAGGCGACCGACCGATCGTTCATCGGCGAGCGGCCGTCGCTGACCAGAAACGAACTCGTCCAGACCGTGATCCTGGGGCTGCTCTACCCCGCGTTGCTCTACAGCAGCGTGACGCCGGCGTTCTCGCTGCTGACCAACCTCGTCGTCGCGGCGCTGACGCTGCTGCTGATCAGCTACCTTCTGACGGTGCCGCTGGTCGGCGGGACGGTGTTCGGCGTCTGGAGCGTGCTCGCGCCGCTGACCGTGGCGTCGATGGGGTACGATCTCGTCTCGGTGCCGATGATCGTCGCCGCGCTGGGCTGCTGGATCCCGCTCGGGTACTCGATCACCGTGGCGTACGTGCTGCGGTGGTAG
- a CDS encoding dihydrodipicolinate synthase family protein, which translates to MSADDPGADDPLGLHGVVPPMITAFDEDESIDEAATANHARFLVDRGVHGVFALGTNGEFPLLTAEERDRVVEVVVDEVGDEVPVLAGVGAESTRETIERAHAAEMAGADGLVVVVPYYFPVDDDGLVEHYRRVADAVDTPVYAYTFPDMTGNEISPAALDRIAEIEGIAGLKDTSEDVVQMERCLREHPEFTYLVGANRLAHAGLSLGCDGAVLSVANAFPEIAVELYEAARAGDDERARELQGDLSDLLDAMQQGPFLAGVKAALDLRGFDVGPMRSPLRSFSDDQKTALQDTLIDLYDDDKLRVE; encoded by the coding sequence ATGAGCGCGGACGACCCCGGCGCCGACGATCCGCTGGGCCTCCACGGCGTCGTGCCGCCGATGATCACCGCGTTCGACGAGGACGAGTCGATCGACGAAGCGGCCACGGCCAACCACGCGCGATTCCTCGTCGACCGCGGCGTCCACGGCGTCTTCGCGCTCGGGACGAACGGGGAGTTCCCGCTGCTGACCGCCGAGGAGCGCGACCGCGTCGTCGAGGTCGTCGTCGACGAGGTCGGCGACGAGGTGCCCGTGCTGGCGGGCGTCGGCGCCGAAAGCACCCGCGAGACGATCGAGCGCGCCCACGCTGCCGAGATGGCCGGTGCGGACGGGCTCGTCGTCGTGGTGCCGTACTACTTCCCGGTCGACGACGACGGCCTCGTCGAGCACTATCGCCGCGTCGCCGACGCGGTCGACACTCCGGTCTACGCGTACACGTTCCCCGACATGACGGGCAACGAGATCTCGCCCGCCGCACTCGACCGCATCGCCGAAATCGAGGGGATCGCGGGGCTCAAAGACACCAGCGAGGACGTCGTGCAGATGGAGCGTTGCCTCCGCGAGCATCCCGAGTTCACCTACCTCGTCGGGGCGAACCGATTGGCCCACGCCGGCCTCTCGCTGGGCTGCGACGGCGCGGTGCTGTCGGTCGCCAACGCCTTCCCGGAGATCGCCGTCGAGCTCTACGAGGCGGCTCGCGCGGGCGACGACGAGCGCGCCCGGGAACTGCAGGGCGACCTTTCGGACCTGCTGGACGCGATGCAGCAGGGGCCCTTCCTCGCCGGGGTCAAGGCCGCCCTCGACCTGCGGGGGTTCGACGTCGGGCCGATGCGGAGCCCGCTGCGGTCGTTCTCGGACGATCAGAAGACGGCGCTGCAGGATACCCTGATCGATCTGTACGACGACGACAAACTTCGAGTGGAGTGA
- a CDS encoding 1,4-dihydroxy-2-naphthoyl-CoA synthase yields the protein MVSEIFDPERWEPIEAFDFDDVTYHRSDSGHTVRIAFDRPEKRNAFRPKTVDELYDALDHAKRQTDVGCVLLTGNGPSPDDGGWAFSSGGDQGIRGADGYEYEGDEERASEHGRLHILEVQRLIRHIPKVVVAVVPGWAVGGGHSLHVVCDLTIASEDYAKFLQTDPDVGSFDAGFGSAYLARQIGQKKAREVFFLGKTYSAEEAADMGMVNEAVPHEELEERALEWGERINAKSPTAMRMLKYAFNLDSDGLVGQQVFAGEATRLGYMTDEAQEGRDAFNEGREPDFDEFPWKY from the coding sequence ATGGTCTCGGAGATCTTCGACCCCGAGCGCTGGGAGCCGATCGAAGCGTTCGACTTCGACGACGTCACCTACCACCGCTCCGATTCGGGCCACACCGTCCGGATCGCGTTCGACCGGCCCGAAAAACGGAACGCCTTCCGGCCCAAAACTGTCGACGAGCTGTACGACGCGCTCGATCACGCCAAGCGCCAGACCGACGTGGGCTGCGTGCTGCTGACGGGCAACGGACCGTCCCCCGACGACGGCGGCTGGGCCTTCTCCTCGGGCGGCGACCAGGGGATCCGCGGCGCGGACGGCTACGAGTACGAGGGCGACGAGGAGCGCGCCAGCGAACACGGGCGCTTGCACATCCTCGAAGTCCAGCGCCTCATTCGGCACATTCCCAAGGTCGTCGTCGCGGTCGTGCCGGGCTGGGCGGTCGGCGGCGGCCACAGCCTGCACGTCGTCTGCGACCTGACGATCGCCAGCGAGGACTACGCCAAGTTCCTCCAGACCGACCCCGACGTCGGCAGCTTCGACGCCGGGTTCGGGTCGGCGTACCTCGCGCGCCAGATCGGCCAGAAGAAGGCCCGCGAGGTGTTCTTCCTCGGGAAAACCTACAGCGCCGAGGAGGCCGCGGACATGGGAATGGTCAACGAGGCGGTTCCCCACGAGGAACTGGAGGAGCGCGCTCTGGAGTGGGGCGAGCGGATCAACGCCAAGAGCCCGACGGCGATGCGGATGCTCAAGTACGCGTTCAATCTCGACTCGGACGGGCTGGTCGGGCAGCAGGTCTTTGCGGGCGAGGCGACCCGGCTGGGCTACATGACCGACGAGGCCCAGGAGGGACGGGACGCGTTCAACGAGGGGCGAGAGCCGGACTTCGACGAGTTCCCCTGGAAGTACTGA
- a CDS encoding ABC transporter ATP-binding protein yields the protein MTEDAIVADGLTKRFGEKTAVNDVSLSIPRGTVYGFLGPNGAGKTTTMRMLTALTEPTAGSATVAGVPVSNRRQLTRHIGYLPADPPVFDELTAWEQLRHVARLHGVSDGDADERIETLLDRFDLLADADDRIASYSTGMAKKVGIIAALFHEPDVVFLDEPTSGLDPRAARTVRDTIADLVTREMTVFLSTHILPIVDELADTIGVINEGELVAEAPPAELKTLADESPDLETAFLEITAERDRDATDGRSAGSGATAAEGPTDV from the coding sequence ATGACCGAGGACGCGATCGTCGCCGACGGGCTGACGAAGCGCTTCGGCGAGAAAACGGCGGTGAACGACGTCTCGCTGTCGATCCCGAGAGGAACGGTCTACGGATTCCTGGGCCCGAACGGCGCCGGCAAGACGACCACGATGCGGATGCTGACCGCGCTCACCGAGCCCACGGCCGGGTCGGCGACGGTCGCCGGCGTCCCGGTGTCGAACCGCCGCCAGCTCACCCGACACATCGGGTACCTGCCCGCGGATCCGCCGGTCTTCGACGAGCTCACCGCCTGGGAGCAGCTCCGCCACGTCGCTCGACTTCACGGCGTGTCCGACGGCGACGCCGACGAGCGCATCGAGACGCTGCTCGACCGCTTCGATCTCCTCGCCGACGCCGACGATCGAATCGCGTCGTACTCGACGGGCATGGCCAAGAAGGTCGGGATCATCGCGGCGCTGTTCCACGAGCCCGACGTCGTCTTCCTCGACGAGCCCACGAGCGGCCTCGATCCGCGCGCGGCTCGTACCGTTCGGGACACGATCGCCGATCTCGTCACCCGGGAGATGACCGTCTTCCTCTCGACGCACATCCTCCCGATCGTCGACGAGCTCGCCGACACGATCGGCGTCATCAACGAGGGCGAACTCGTCGCGGAGGCGCCGCCCGCCGAACTCAAAACGTTGGCGGACGAGTCGCCGGACCTCGAAACCGCCTTCCTCGAGATCACCGCCGAACGGGATCGCGACGCCACGGACGGTCGGTCGGCGGGGTCCGGGGCCACGGCCGCCGAGGGCCCCACCGATGTCTGA
- a CDS encoding DUF2178 domain-containing protein: MTTITVMPRLGRQTYRRLVYGIAGVAVLGLFVGIALDRHFVGAVVYLLGAWIGGALAVLLPRWSDRTLQDERDYELHNRASGLAVGIAMALGLSALPALYVLDAGGQFEITGAVSGVVLTLSGLFLLYGICYGIVK; encoded by the coding sequence ATGACGACCATCACAGTGATGCCGCGACTCGGACGGCAGACGTACAGGCGGCTCGTGTACGGGATCGCCGGCGTAGCCGTTCTCGGGCTGTTCGTCGGGATCGCACTCGATCGCCACTTCGTCGGTGCGGTCGTTTACTTGCTCGGCGCGTGGATCGGCGGCGCGCTCGCGGTGCTCCTCCCGCGGTGGAGCGACCGAACGCTTCAGGACGAGCGGGACTACGAGTTACACAACCGCGCCAGCGGACTGGCGGTCGGGATCGCGATGGCGCTGGGCCTGAGCGCGCTTCCGGCGCTGTACGTCCTCGACGCCGGCGGCCAGTTCGAGATCACGGGAGCGGTCTCCGGCGTGGTCCTCACCCTCTCTGGGCTGTTCCTGTTGTACGGCATCTGTTACGGAATCGTCAAATAG
- a CDS encoding helix-turn-helix transcriptional regulator encodes MQNNLSERREAEGISQGELAEAVDVTRQTINAIERNRYDPSLELAFDLATHFDCAIEDIFDPDGGED; translated from the coding sequence ATGCAGAACAATCTCTCCGAACGACGCGAGGCCGAGGGCATCAGTCAGGGCGAGCTCGCCGAGGCCGTCGACGTCACCCGGCAGACGATCAACGCGATCGAACGCAACCGGTACGATCCGTCCCTGGAGCTCGCGTTCGATCTCGCGACCCACTTCGACTGCGCCATCGAGGACATCTTCGACCCCGACGGCGGCGAGGACTGA
- a CDS encoding 1,4-dihydroxy-2-naphthoate polyprenyltransferase, translating into MSTDVSRGRAWLMATRPQTLPAGAAPVVVGAAIAVHEGVFAPWPALAALVGALLIQIGTNFANDYYDAVKGVDDENREGFTRVTQSGLIPAKQVKLAMAATFGLAILLGTYLVYVGGLPILVIGLASVASGYAYAGGPYPLGSHGLGDLFVFVFFGVVAVVGTVYVQAAAVLADPLATTIPAGTIPAVAVLASLPVAAISTNIIVVNNVRDMETDREAGKHTLAVLIGYRWSRVEYVGLLALAYAVPVYLWATRDAFGPGVLLPLLTLPLAASVARTVCTRTDGEALNPALERTGQLLAAFSALFAVGVVV; encoded by the coding sequence ATGAGTACCGACGTGAGCCGGGGCCGAGCGTGGCTGATGGCCACCCGCCCCCAGACGCTGCCCGCGGGCGCCGCGCCGGTCGTCGTCGGCGCCGCGATCGCGGTCCACGAGGGCGTGTTCGCGCCCTGGCCCGCACTCGCGGCGCTGGTCGGCGCGCTGCTGATCCAGATCGGGACGAACTTCGCGAACGACTACTACGACGCCGTCAAGGGCGTCGACGACGAGAACCGCGAGGGCTTTACTCGCGTCACCCAGTCCGGGCTGATCCCGGCGAAACAGGTCAAGCTCGCGATGGCCGCCACGTTCGGGCTGGCGATTCTCCTGGGAACGTACCTGGTCTACGTCGGCGGCCTCCCGATCCTGGTGATCGGCCTCGCCAGCGTCGCGAGCGGCTACGCCTACGCGGGCGGTCCCTACCCGTTGGGCTCCCACGGCCTCGGCGACCTGTTCGTGTTCGTCTTCTTCGGCGTCGTCGCCGTCGTCGGGACGGTGTACGTGCAGGCCGCGGCCGTCCTCGCCGACCCGCTGGCGACGACGATCCCCGCGGGCACGATTCCCGCCGTCGCGGTGCTCGCGAGCCTGCCGGTCGCCGCGATCTCGACGAACATCATCGTCGTCAACAACGTGCGCGACATGGAGACCGACCGCGAGGCCGGCAAGCACACGCTGGCCGTGCTGATCGGCTACCGCTGGAGCCGCGTCGAGTACGTCGGCCTGCTGGCGCTGGCCTACGCCGTCCCGGTCTACCTCTGGGCGACCCGCGACGCGTTCGGTCCCGGCGTCCTGCTGCCGCTGCTCACCCTCCCGCTGGCCGCGAGCGTCGCCCGAACCGTCTGCACGCGCACCGACGGCGAGGCGCTCAACCCCGCGCTGGAACGCACGGGCCAGCTACTCGCGGCTTTCTCGGCGCTGTTCGCGGTCGGGGTGGTCGTCTGA
- the menC gene encoding o-succinylbenzoate synthase produces MDAELREFAVDLAAPLETASGTIERREGVLLRVSEVAAAGVGEATPLPGWTESPATCRDRLDAAKRRLNDDDPAAALEAVEGAPAARHAVHLALADLRARQDGVPLYRYLGSVGRVERVPVNATIGVGSPDEVAAAAQGAVDRGFRCLKLKVGSGAVAEDTERVAAVREALPRGVALRTDANGAWDREQASEALRAFADSDVEYVEQPLDSDDLSGHADLRRESPGVGVALDESLRTASIDDVLEADAADVVVLKPMVLGGLDRARRAALRARRAGVAPVVTTTVDAVVARTGAIHLAASIPGIEPCGLATADRLAEDLAPDPAPVESGDIAVPQDDGLGTDGPWSGGVDA; encoded by the coding sequence ATGGACGCCGAGCTCCGGGAGTTCGCGGTCGACCTCGCCGCACCGCTGGAGACCGCTTCGGGAACGATCGAGCGCCGCGAGGGCGTCCTGCTTCGCGTGTCCGAAGTGGCCGCCGCGGGCGTCGGCGAGGCGACGCCGCTGCCCGGCTGGACGGAGTCGCCGGCGACCTGTCGCGACCGCCTCGACGCGGCGAAGCGTCGCCTGAACGACGACGATCCGGCGGCCGCCCTCGAAGCCGTCGAGGGCGCCCCTGCAGCGCGCCACGCGGTCCACCTCGCGCTCGCTGACCTCCGGGCCCGACAGGACGGCGTCCCGCTGTACCGCTATCTCGGCTCGGTCGGGCGCGTCGAGCGCGTGCCGGTCAACGCGACGATCGGCGTCGGATCGCCCGACGAGGTCGCTGCGGCCGCCCAGGGAGCGGTCGACCGCGGATTTCGGTGTCTCAAACTCAAGGTAGGGTCCGGCGCCGTCGCGGAGGATACCGAGCGCGTCGCCGCCGTCCGCGAGGCGCTCCCGCGCGGGGTCGCGCTCCGAACGGACGCCAACGGCGCCTGGGATCGCGAGCAGGCGAGCGAGGCGCTCCGTGCGTTCGCCGACAGCGACGTCGAGTACGTCGAGCAACCGCTCGACTCCGACGACCTGTCGGGCCACGCCGACCTCCGCCGGGAATCGCCCGGCGTCGGCGTCGCGCTCGACGAGTCGCTGCGGACGGCGTCGATCGACGACGTGCTCGAAGCCGACGCGGCGGACGTCGTCGTGCTCAAACCGATGGTGCTGGGCGGCCTCGACCGTGCCCGCCGAGCAGCGCTACGCGCGCGCCGTGCCGGCGTCGCCCCGGTCGTCACGACCACCGTCGACGCCGTCGTCGCGCGCACAGGTGCGATCCACCTCGCGGCGTCGATTCCGGGCATCGAACCCTGCGGGCTGGCGACCGCCGATCGGCTCGCGGAGGACCTCGCTCCGGACCCCGCCCCCGTCGAGAGCGGCGATATCGCGGTCCCGCAGGACGACGGGCTCGGGACCGACGGGCCGTGGAGCGGAGGTGTCGACGCGTGA
- a CDS encoding class I adenylate-forming enzyme family protein yields MTTWPQSDWLAARAAASPDALAVIDADESAGSDADAGDGADARWTYADLDAATDAVARSLAARGVGPGDHVGTLLDTGLPFVLVVHALDRLGAVLVPLNVRHTPGELARACDKADVTTLLCDADTESSASEAAERCDEAPDVVPIDAIAPADPSLDATGPDATQPDADAGSLPTVERSPADVRVVLFTSGTTGEPKAVPLTAGNLLASAVASAFRLGVAPDDRWLCCLPMYHMGGLAPVLRSTLYGTTVVLQSEFDAERTPTVARERGVTGVSLVPTMLQRILDRDAAPDLPDTLRFVLLGGAPAGADLIADCERRDVPVHPTFGMTETASQVATATPREAFEHEGTVGRPLFGTTVTVVDEDGDPLPAGETGELVVDGPTVTPGYYGDSAATEASFGAHGLHTGDVGYRDDGGRLWVLNRRDDRIVTGGENVDPGEVVGALREHPKIRDAAVVGLDDAEWGERVAALVVPERDADEGANAASVALDADAVREHCRERLAGYKLPRTVTFADELPRTASGTVDRERVRAALRGAE; encoded by the coding sequence GTGACGACCTGGCCCCAGTCGGACTGGCTCGCCGCCCGCGCCGCGGCGTCGCCCGACGCGCTCGCCGTGATCGACGCCGACGAGAGCGCCGGTAGTGACGCCGACGCGGGTGACGGGGCCGACGCCCGCTGGACCTACGCCGACCTTGACGCCGCGACCGACGCCGTCGCCCGATCGCTCGCGGCCCGCGGCGTCGGCCCCGGCGACCACGTCGGGACGCTGCTCGACACCGGCCTCCCGTTCGTGCTGGTCGTCCACGCCCTCGACCGGCTGGGCGCCGTGCTCGTCCCGCTGAACGTCCGGCACACGCCCGGCGAACTCGCGCGAGCGTGCGACAAAGCCGACGTGACGACGCTGCTGTGCGACGCCGACACCGAGTCGAGCGCGAGCGAGGCCGCCGAGCGGTGCGACGAAGCGCCCGACGTCGTCCCGATCGACGCGATCGCACCGGCGGATCCGTCCCTCGACGCGACCGGCCCGGACGCGACGCAGCCGGACGCCGACGCCGGATCTCTTCCGACCGTCGAGCGATCGCCCGCCGACGTGCGCGTCGTCCTGTTCACCTCGGGCACTACCGGCGAGCCGAAGGCCGTCCCGCTGACGGCGGGCAACCTGCTCGCCAGCGCCGTCGCGTCGGCGTTCCGGCTCGGCGTCGCGCCCGACGACCGCTGGCTCTGCTGTCTCCCGATGTACCACATGGGCGGGCTGGCGCCGGTCCTGCGGTCGACGCTGTACGGCACGACCGTCGTCCTCCAGTCCGAGTTCGACGCCGAGCGCACGCCGACCGTCGCCCGCGAGCGCGGCGTCACCGGCGTCTCGCTGGTGCCGACGATGCTCCAGCGGATCTTGGATAGGGATGCCGCTCCCGATCTCCCCGACACGCTGCGATTCGTACTACTCGGCGGCGCGCCCGCCGGCGCCGACCTGATCGCGGACTGCGAGCGCCGCGACGTTCCCGTCCACCCGACGTTCGGGATGACCGAGACGGCCTCGCAGGTCGCCACGGCGACCCCGAGGGAAGCGTTCGAGCACGAGGGGACCGTCGGCCGCCCGCTGTTCGGAACGACGGTGACGGTCGTCGACGAGGACGGCGACCCGCTGCCGGCCGGCGAGACGGGCGAGCTCGTCGTCGACGGCCCGACCGTGACGCCGGGGTACTACGGCGACTCCGCGGCGACCGAGGCGTCGTTCGGCGCGCACGGGCTGCACACCGGCGACGTGGGCTACCGCGACGATGGCGGGCGCCTGTGGGTGCTCAACCGTCGCGACGACCGGATCGTCACCGGCGGCGAGAACGTCGATCCCGGCGAGGTAGTGGGGGCGCTCCGCGAACACCCGAAGATCCGCGACGCGGCGGTCGTCGGCCTCGACGACGCGGAGTGGGGCGAGCGCGTCGCCGCGCTCGTCGTCCCCGAGCGAGACGCGGACGAAGGTGCGAACGCGGCGTCAGTCGCGCTCGACGCCGACGCGGTGCGCGAGCACTGCCGCGAGCGACTGGCGGGGTACAAGCTCCCGAGAACGGTGACATTTGCGGACGAACTCCCCAGAACGGCGTCGGGGACAGTCGACCGAGAGCGCGTCCGCGCGGCGCTCCGGGGCGCGGAGTAG
- a CDS encoding HalOD1 output domain-containing protein: protein MSDGSDDRDTGRRFTFDPDEQPSTVVTEAVAEVRDLEQDELPPLYDAIDGDRLDDVVRSDDPLPAGEPVRVRFRYAGCEITVTSHGAITVSEVDSDDDR, encoded by the coding sequence ATGAGTGACGGCAGCGACGACCGTGACACCGGCCGGCGATTCACGTTCGATCCCGACGAGCAACCGAGTACGGTCGTGACGGAGGCGGTCGCCGAAGTTCGCGACCTAGAGCAGGACGAGTTACCGCCGCTGTACGACGCGATCGACGGCGACCGGCTGGACGACGTCGTCCGATCCGACGACCCCCTCCCCGCGGGCGAGCCGGTCCGCGTGCGGTTCCGGTACGCCGGCTGCGAAATCACCGTCACCAGCCACGGCGCGATCACCGTCTCCGAAGTCGATTCCGACGACGACCGCTAA
- a CDS encoding Lrp/AsnC family transcriptional regulator, whose product MELDEVDKGILYLLQRDARHVTTKEMGERVGVSASTVRNRIEQLEDEGVIRGYQPDIDYDKAGLQLHVLFICRADSADRDRLAAEACSVSGVVQTQEVLNGSDNLQVEAVGTDTDDIARISDDLAELGLDVVNSKILKSTRVQPFDHFGQDLVEGDDE is encoded by the coding sequence ATGGAACTCGACGAGGTAGACAAGGGAATTCTCTATCTCCTCCAGCGGGACGCGAGACACGTAACGACCAAAGAGATGGGCGAGCGCGTCGGCGTGTCCGCCAGCACCGTCCGGAACCGCATCGAGCAACTAGAGGACGAGGGAGTGATTCGCGGGTACCAGCCCGACATCGACTACGACAAGGCCGGCCTCCAGTTGCACGTGTTGTTCATCTGCAGGGCCGACAGCGCCGACCGAGACCGACTCGCCGCCGAGGCCTGTTCGGTCAGCGGCGTCGTCCAGACTCAGGAGGTGCTCAACGGCAGCGACAACCTGCAGGTCGAGGCGGTCGGCACCGACACCGACGACATCGCCCGAATCAGCGACGACCTCGCCGAGCTCGGTCTCGACGTCGTGAACTCGAAGATTCTCAAGAGCACCCGCGTCCAGCCGTTCGACCACTTCGGGCAGGATCTCGTCGAGGGCGACGATGAGTGA